GACGACGATTCATGATTATTACCTCATTTCATTTTTTATATTATTATTGTAACAACTCCTTATCTTTTTTGTCCACTTTATTGTAGCCTATCCATAAACAATAGCAAAAAAGGTAAAGTTTATTTGAATAATTATTTATTTAAGGTATAATAATGAATGTTGAGAGTTGTTAAAAAGTTAATTTATTGTAAATTAATTTTAATATAAATATTTATCGAAGGAGAATCAAAAATGGAGACATTCTTTTTAATACTTGCATTAATATTGGTATCAACAAAAACACTAGGAATACTATGTAGCAAGATTGGTTTGCCAGCTGTCTTAGGATATATCGTAGCAGGTATTATTCTTGGACCAATGGTTTTAAATATTGCACATTCAGGTGATGAAATAAAATTCTTATCACGTTTAGGTATTATCTTTCTAATGTTTTATGCTGGATTAGATACAGATTTAGACGAATTCAAGAAAACAGCACTACCATCTACCTTAGTGGGTGTTGCAGGAGTAGTAGCTCCATTAATACTAGGTTATTTTGTAGCGGGATTATTTTTTAATGATTTCTGGGTTAAACTTTTTATTGGTGTAATTCTAACAGCAACTAGTGTAAGTATAACTGTTGAAACATTATCAGAAATGGGAAAACTAAAAGGTAAAGTTGGAAATATTATTTTAGGAGCAGCAATAATTGATGATATTATTGGATTAATTGTAGTTTCAGTTGTTGTTTCACTTGTAGCAAGTCATCAAGGTGGAACTGCAACAAGCTCAATCGTTGAGGTAATTGCAAATATTGGTATCTTTGGTTTAATTGCTTTAGTTATCTTATTCTTTGTTCCAAGATTAATTACTACATCAGGTTTAGATTTTTCAAGAAAAGGTGCTACTCCTTTAGTATTAGCATTTGCTTTATTAATGGCTTTTACATCTGAATATTTTGGTGTTGCTGAAATAACTGGTGCGTTTTTAGCTGGTTTAACATTATCATCAATTAAAAATAAATATAAAATTAAAAGCAACATTAAAACAATTTCTACCAATTTTCTATCACTTATCTTCTTTGCGAATATTGGACTTGAGGCTACAATTCATGGTTTAACACCAAAAATTGCTCTAATGATTCTTGCTTTAGCAATCATTGCGATTTTAAGTAAGCTAATTGGTTGTGGTTTAATGTCAAAATTGTTTGGCTTATCAAATCGTGAATCATTACAAATTGGTTCTGGAATGGTATCTCGTGGTGAAGTTGCGATTATTGTTGCAAATATTGGGCTTGAACAAAATATTATTGATCAAGATATTTTTGTAATTATGCTAGCAGTTATTATTGTAACTACTCTAGTTGCACCAATATTATTAAAATTTTCATTTGATAAAAAACAAAAACAATAACTTATCTTTCAAAAAGTTATTATCTCAATAAAATATATCATTATATAAGAAAAACCCTTAAATAAGGGTTTTTGTTGTTTAATGGTGGAGCTGAGGGGAGTCGAACCCCTGTCCAAAATACGTCCCATGTTAAAGAGTTTACAGTTTAGTTTACTTTTATAAGTTCAAGAATTAAGTAAAAATAAACAAAAACTTAATACTTATAGATCTAATGTTAAACTAAATAGTTCGATCAACTAAGTAGCGCACATGTATAGGTTTCAATTATAATTGACTACATGCAAATCGCATATAATTGGCTACAAACCAGTTTTTAGGTTACTATGCAGCGTAAGAATAATTTGTGTTTCCGATTATTTTCGAAATAGTGATTACCTCACCACTGGACTGAATCTCTAACTAAACAATATCCTGTCGAAACCATGACAGCCCCTAGTAATTTTTTAGATGCTTTTGAATTTCTCTATTAGCATCTCTTTCTTTTTCTACTTCTCTTTTATCATAATTCTTTTTACCTTGTGCAAGAGCAATTTCAACTTTAACCATTCCTCTAGTAAAATAAATTTTAGTTGGAACAATTGTTAAGTTTTTTTCTTTACTTTCTTGAAATAACTTTCTTATTTCTCTTTTATTAAGTAAAAGTTTTCTTTCTCTTGTTTCATCATGATTAAATTGATTACCATGATCATAATGAGAAATATGCATATTGATAAGATAAACTTGTAAATCTTTGGTAATTCTAACGTATGAGTCTTTTAAGTTAATTCCATTAGCACGAATTGATTTTATTTCAGTTCCAGTTAAAACAATTCCGGCTTCAAAAGAATCTAATAAAAAATAATCATACTTAGCTTTTTTATTAATACTTATAATTTTCATACTAATCACCTCAATCTACATCAATATTATATCAAAATTTAGACAAAAAAACAAAGAAGCGTTTATTTCTTTCTTTGTTTAATGACTTCTATTTTCTAAATGTGATAATCCATGTGGTAAGTAATTAATAAAATACGGCATTATTTCACTTACAGCTTTAAGCGATCCTGGCAAAGTTATAATCATAGTATTTTCTAAGGCTGCAACTAATGCTCTTGAAAATATCGTATTTAAAGATTGTTGTAAATTAAAATTATGTAAAGCAATACTCATACCACGAATTTCATAGTCCATTATTTTTTCAACAACATCAACACTAATATCATCACTAGTCAATCCAGTACCACCAGTTGTTATAATTAAATCAGATATTTTCTTTTCTTTATTTATTAACTCTTCTAATTTTTCTTTATTATCATCAATCAAATAATAATTACAAATATTAAAATTATTTTTCTTAAAATATTGGTCCCAGAAAGTATTGATAAATTAATCAGTCAACATATATAGTGTAAGATCGAATGATATTATGTCTTTAGGTGATGAAAATGAAAGATATAATAAAAAAATTAAATAATGAACAAATGATTGAATTAAAGGATTTAATAATTGATGAACTATTCAATTCTATTGAAAAAGAATCTAATAACTCCACTAGTATCATTTGTCCAGATTGCAGCAGTAAACAAACTGTTAAAAACGGCAAATCTCCTCAGGGTATTCAAAAATATAAATG
Above is a genomic segment from Bacilli bacterium PM5-9 containing:
- a CDS encoding Kef-type K+ transport system membrane component KefB (product_source=COG0475; cog=COG0475; pfam=PF00999; superfamily=81540; transmembrane_helix_parts=Outside_1_24,TMhelix_25_47,Inside_48_53,TMhelix_54_71,Outside_72_85,TMhelix_86_108,Inside_109_114,TMhelix_115_134,Outside_135_148,TMhelix_149_171,Inside_172_183,TMhelix_184_206,Outside_207_220,TMhelix_221_254,Inside_255_266,TMhelix_267_289,Outside_290_292,TMhelix_293_315,Inside_316_356,TMhelix_357_376,Outside_377_386) — translated: METFFLILALILVSTKTLGILCSKIGLPAVLGYIVAGIILGPMVLNIAHSGDEIKFLSRLGIIFLMFYAGLDTDLDEFKKTALPSTLVGVAGVVAPLILGYFVAGLFFNDFWVKLFIGVILTATSVSITVETLSEMGKLKGKVGNIILGAAIIDDIIGLIVVSVVVSLVASHQGGTATSSIVEVIANIGIFGLIALVILFFVPRLITTSGLDFSRKGATPLVLAFALLMAFTSEYFGVAEITGAFLAGLTLSSIKNKYKIKSNIKTISTNFLSLIFFANIGLEATIHGLTPKIALMILALAIIAILSKLIGCGLMSKLFGLSNRESLQIGSGMVSRGEVAIIVANIGLEQNIIDQDIFVIMLAVIIVTTLVAPILLKFSFDKKQKQ
- a CDS encoding SsrA-binding protein (product_source=KO:K03664; cath_funfam=2.40.280.10; cog=COG0691; ko=KO:K03664; pfam=PF01668; superfamily=74982; tigrfam=TIGR00086), encoding MKIISINKKAKYDYFLLDSFEAGIVLTGTEIKSIRANGINLKDSYVRITKDLQVYLINMHISHYDHGNQFNHDETRERKLLLNKREIRKLFQESKEKNLTIVPTKIYFTRGMVKVEIALAQGKKNYDKREVEKERDANREIQKHLKNY
- a CDS encoding molybdenum cofactor synthesis domain-containing protein (product_source=TIGR00177; cath_funfam=3.40.980.10; cog=COG0521; pfam=PF00994; smart=SM00852; superfamily=53218; tigrfam=TIGR00177), whose protein sequence is MIDDNKEKLEELINKEKKISDLIITTGGTGLTSDDISVDVVEKIMDYEIRGMSIALHNFNLQQSLNTIFSRALVAALENTMIITLPGSLKAVSEIMPYFINYLPHGLSHLENRSH